A single genomic interval of Lewinellaceae bacterium harbors:
- a CDS encoding amino acid permease → MANREPNNHIETELSRDLGLPSALAIGIGTMIAAGIFTLSGLAIRNVGSAAIASFLLAAFVALFTALTYCEFVSIYPRTGEGYLYARKTFNPPLAYFVGWALFLGYTSSCAFYIASLSSYFNEFILHSPIESLFGVVMLAGLTLLNIRGTKESGKFQIIVTAAKVVLLIWFIFGGLSFVNMEVVMDRFSTDLVAIGTTSAMVFITFFGFSAIAASAGEVIDPVKNIPRAIFISMGGVTVLYTAVVLVLLFAGLSEYTEASMGEAAQKFLGPVGGYVIIGGAIFSMISASNASVMAGSRVMLSMSQLGHMPEGFGFINPRTRTPVIAVILVGGMILIFALILPLEDLSYFANTVLLMALIAVNAALIVHRRKFPDMERPFKVPFVPLLPALGILANIYLLSQIFQHIIPLLLALAAQFFGMFAFIAWRGWQPAEEAIAGLASHVAVSEGRSTPQKRRFRILAPIANPQTMRRLIRLAGAIAREKDGEIILLRVLTVPEQLPPTQFDEAKLEEERMVLREARKICDELNIPSHGVIRVGHKVARAILETSTDWYCDLTVLGWKGHSRSGERILGNITDAIVKYADTDIMLVKFVGDTPINHILLPTAGGEHAQWAEQYCATIARAAEGSVTVCRVVPTEDTRTDAEIHKERLKPAVERIFEEGGFTIKSKVIRNDSIADGIIEAADVYDAIMVGATRQSIYPQILFGNIPEKIAMGANKTVIMVKHHDPVKALLGKVVGE, encoded by the coding sequence ATGGCAAATCGAGAACCCAACAATCACATAGAAACGGAGTTGAGCCGCGACCTGGGCCTGCCCTCCGCCCTGGCCATCGGCATCGGCACCATGATCGCTGCGGGCATTTTTACCCTTTCCGGGCTGGCCATCCGTAATGTGGGCTCCGCCGCCATCGCCTCCTTCCTGCTGGCGGCGTTTGTGGCGTTGTTCACCGCCCTCACCTATTGCGAGTTCGTGTCCATCTATCCCCGCACCGGAGAGGGGTATTTGTACGCCCGCAAGACTTTCAACCCGCCTTTGGCCTATTTCGTGGGTTGGGCGCTGTTTCTGGGGTACACTTCCAGTTGTGCCTTTTACATCGCCAGCCTGTCCAGCTATTTCAACGAATTCATCTTGCACAGCCCCATTGAATCGCTGTTTGGCGTTGTCATGCTCGCCGGGCTTACGCTGCTCAACATTCGGGGAACCAAGGAAAGCGGCAAGTTTCAGATCATCGTCACCGCCGCCAAGGTGGTGCTGCTCATCTGGTTCATCTTTGGCGGCCTGAGCTTTGTGAACATGGAAGTAGTCATGGACCGCTTCAGCACCGACCTGGTGGCCATCGGCACTACCAGCGCCATGGTGTTCATCACCTTCTTTGGGTTTTCGGCTATCGCCGCCTCTGCGGGGGAAGTCATCGACCCGGTAAAGAACATTCCCCGCGCCATTTTCATCTCAATGGGAGGCGTCACCGTGTTGTACACGGCTGTCGTGCTGGTCCTGCTGTTTGCAGGCCTGTCGGAATACACCGAAGCTTCGATGGGCGAGGCGGCCCAAAAGTTTCTCGGCCCGGTGGGCGGTTACGTCATCATCGGCGGCGCTATTTTCTCCATGATCTCCGCCTCCAACGCTTCGGTGATGGCGGGTTCCCGGGTGATGCTTTCCATGAGCCAGTTGGGGCACATGCCGGAGGGGTTCGGTTTTATCAATCCGCGTACGCGCACCCCGGTCATTGCGGTTATCCTGGTGGGCGGCATGATCCTCATTTTTGCCCTGATCCTGCCGCTGGAAGACCTCAGTTATTTTGCCAATACCGTCTTGCTCATGGCCCTGATCGCCGTCAACGCCGCCCTGATCGTCCACCGCCGGAAGTTCCCGGATATGGAACGGCCGTTCAAAGTGCCGTTCGTACCGCTGCTGCCGGCGCTGGGCATCCTGGCCAATATCTACCTGCTCAGCCAAATCTTTCAACACATTATTCCGCTGCTGCTGGCCCTCGCTGCCCAGTTTTTTGGCATGTTCGCATTTATCGCCTGGCGGGGCTGGCAACCGGCCGAAGAGGCCATCGCCGGGCTGGCGTCTCACGTGGCGGTCAGCGAAGGGCGGAGCACTCCCCAAAAGCGGCGCTTCCGCATCCTGGCGCCCATCGCCAACCCCCAGACCATGCGGCGCCTGATCCGGCTGGCCGGAGCCATCGCCCGGGAAAAAGACGGAGAGATTATCCTGCTGCGGGTGCTGACCGTGCCCGAGCAGTTGCCTCCCACCCAGTTCGACGAAGCGAAACTGGAGGAAGAACGCATGGTGCTGCGCGAAGCCCGGAAGATATGCGACGAGTTGAACATCCCCTCTCATGGCGTCATCCGGGTAGGCCATAAGGTAGCCCGCGCCATCCTGGAAACCTCTACCGACTGGTACTGCGACCTCACCGTACTCGGCTGGAAAGGGCACTCCCGCAGCGGCGAACGCATCCTCGGCAACATCACCGACGCCATCGTCAAATACGCCGACACAGACATCATGCTGGTCAAATTCGTCGGCGACACTCCCATCAACCACATCCTGCTGCCCACCGCCGGAGGAGAACACGCCCAATGGGCCGAACAATATTGCGCCACCATCGCCCGGGCCGCCGAGGGCAGCGTGACCGTCTGCCGCGTAGTGCCCACGGAAGATACCCGCACCGATGCCGAAATCCACAAAGAGAGACTAAAACCAGCTGTTGAAAGGATTTTTGAAGAGGGTGGGTTTACCATCAAAAGCAAAGTTATCCGCAACGACTCCATCGCCGACGGCATCATCGAAGCCGCCGATGTTTACGACGCCATCATGGTGGGGGCTACCCGGCAAAGCATCTACCCACAGATCTTGTTTGGCAACATCCCGGAAAAGATCGCCATGGGGGCCAATAAGACAGTTATTATGGTGAAACACCACGACCCCGTGAAGGCGCTGCTGGGGAAGGTGGTGGGGGAGTAG
- a CDS encoding T9SS type A sorting domain-containing protein: MKNRLIRLSTLSVLFFLNPLFFTPAWATDTYVWIGGYSNNWEDEQNWRNMDTQVDGELPVDDSDIMIDGNVTVTLSSAIITESIQLSGGATLIVAVGGSISTTEGGLNGSNSIRLDEVSPYPYPPATEPPPNPLYTPYLTGSGPCALFVHGALYLNNDNANGSGLLISTNTSVTVANTGSVFISNAGTKDEAIRVRGGSLTNNGAISLTNPGEFGIRTSTGSNEYLIVNNGTLTISGGKTGMDLGSVWMENHGTVTVSGTSAKLLDGDGRFRNYGTFGGNGTVEADDFIPEPGSTISPGTSIGTLTFDNDLNLSGVTLYIEINASNSYDRINVQGAATLTGGTLSFGGTHSPLNGEEYLVVHSTTNEIIGQFSSPTETDPVTLNGSTFNISYTGNVAADVNILISNSSALPVELIHFTARSAGKTVQLAWATATETNNDYFSIEHSADGRHFKEIGRLSGAGASQEKHDYAFVDNAPEKGLNYYRLAQYDFDGAREYSPVQTAFFEGDKSWTVYSTLASEVIMFEWTETPDPKARVEVFNLSGQRMYAQEGTAQSTTLQIPVGDWVPGMYWVMVRNKGKVEAQWLMIFDF, translated from the coding sequence ATGAAAAACCGGCTTATACGACTATCTACCCTATCGGTACTGTTTTTTTTGAACCCACTTTTTTTTACCCCTGCATGGGCCACGGATACTTACGTCTGGATTGGAGGGTACAGCAACAACTGGGAGGATGAGCAAAACTGGAGGAATATGGACACCCAGGTAGATGGCGAACTCCCGGTAGACGATAGCGACATCATGATCGACGGAAATGTAACGGTGACCCTTTCATCGGCCATCATCACCGAATCGATACAGCTCAGCGGCGGCGCCACGCTGATCGTCGCTGTCGGCGGCAGCATATCCACAACGGAAGGCGGCCTCAACGGGAGCAACAGCATTCGGTTGGATGAAGTAAGCCCCTACCCTTATCCGCCGGCAACGGAACCGCCCCCCAATCCATTGTACACCCCTTATCTGACCGGAAGCGGGCCATGCGCCCTTTTCGTGCACGGCGCCCTTTATCTCAATAATGATAACGCAAACGGAAGCGGTTTGCTCATTTCGACCAATACTTCGGTAACGGTCGCTAATACCGGCTCCGTGTTCATCTCCAACGCCGGCACCAAAGACGAAGCCATAAGAGTGAGAGGAGGAAGCCTGACCAATAACGGCGCCATTTCTCTTACCAATCCCGGAGAATTCGGAATAAGAACATCAACTGGAAGCAATGAATATTTGATCGTCAATAATGGCACCCTCACCATATCAGGAGGGAAAACAGGAATGGATCTTGGTTCGGTATGGATGGAAAACCACGGGACCGTCACTGTTTCAGGCACCTCCGCCAAACTCCTCGATGGGGATGGCCGTTTCCGAAATTATGGAACCTTCGGTGGAAACGGCACTGTCGAAGCGGATGATTTCATTCCTGAACCCGGCTCTACTATTTCTCCGGGCACTTCCATCGGCACCCTCACTTTTGATAATGACCTCAACCTGTCTGGCGTGACGCTTTACATCGAGATCAATGCATCCAACTCCTACGATAGAATAAACGTGCAGGGGGCGGCAACATTAACCGGCGGAACCCTAAGCTTTGGCGGAACGCACAGCCCTCTGAACGGCGAGGAATATCTGGTCGTTCATTCGACCACCAACGAAATAATCGGACAGTTTAGCTCGCCAACCGAAACCGATCCGGTCACTTTAAATGGCTCCACTTTCAATATTTCTTATACCGGGAATGTTGCGGCTGATGTTAATATCCTTATCAGCAACAGCTCGGCCCTGCCCGTTGAGCTCATCCATTTCACCGCCCGCTCCGCCGGCAAAACCGTACAGCTCGCCTGGGCCACCGCCACTGAAACCAACAACGATTACTTTTCCATCGAACATTCTGCCGACGGCCGGCATTTTAAGGAGATCGGCAGGCTTTCCGGCGCCGGCGCTTCCCAGGAAAAGCACGATTATGCATTTGTGGATAACGCACCGGAAAAAGGCCTGAACTACTACCGCCTGGCCCAGTACGATTTCGACGGGGCGCGCGAGTATAGCCCGGTGCAAACGGCCTTCTTTGAAGGCGATAAATCCTGGACGGTTTACTCCACCCTGGCCAGCGAGGTTATTATGTTCGAATGGACGGAAACACCTGATCCCAAGGCTAGGGTAGAAGTTTTTAACCTGTCCGGACAAAGAATGTATGCCCAGGAAGGGACCGCTCAATCGACGACGCTGCAAATACCCGTGGGCGATTGGGTTCCGGGGATGTATTGGGTGATGGTGCGGAACAAAGGAAAGGTGGAGGCTCAGTGGTTAATGATTTTTGATTTTTGA
- a CDS encoding T9SS type A sorting domain-containing protein — translation MNRRLLLYRLPTILFLNLLFFAGVWANSPTFLWIGGFSNNWEDPQNWVDMDSGLGNQLPTAIADVMIDGNVTVTLSSNFLTGSIQISGGATLIIAVGATLSTTEGGLNGSHGIRLDQTSPNTGYPAYINGSNSGPSALIVNGHLVINDPIDPNIAAPGVGLYIAQYTSVTVGNAGSIAIYNAVDEGINVKGSMVNNGAISIISPNLAGITTSGAVSGSIITNNGTLTVSGGTIGINLGSVFMYNYGTVTLSGASGKILAGDGEFYNYGTLGGNGTVESDMDFKPQPGSIISPGASIGTLTFENGLNLSGVTLFIEINASNSYDRIIVQGPAALNGGNLSFGGTYSPLSGQDYLVVHSTTNQISGKFSSPTESEPVTLNSATFNISYTGNMAADADILVTNSSVLPVELTYFTARPAGKAVQLSWGTATETNNDYFSVEHSADGRHFTEIGRLSGFGTSQEKHEYAFVDPTPDKGLNYYRLGQYDFDGAYEYSQIQTVVFKGGDSWTIRPTLASEVVLIEWPEGPAGNNAAVEVFNLSGQKVFGQEAPAQPAALPIPVADWAPGMYWVAVRSHGKVETQRFVKE, via the coding sequence ATGAACAGACGACTACTATTGTACAGGTTGCCGACGATCCTTTTTTTGAATCTGCTGTTTTTTGCCGGGGTGTGGGCCAATTCCCCCACTTTTCTTTGGATTGGAGGGTTTAGCAACAATTGGGAGGACCCACAAAACTGGGTAGACATGGATTCCGGCCTGGGCAACCAACTCCCGACAGCCATTGCTGATGTAATGATCGACGGGAATGTAACGGTGACGCTTTCTTCCAATTTCCTTACCGGCTCCATACAGATCAGCGGCGGCGCCACCCTGATCATCGCTGTTGGCGCTACGCTGTCTACAACGGAGGGCGGCCTGAACGGAAGCCACGGCATCCGGTTAGATCAAACCAGCCCGAATACGGGGTACCCCGCTTATATAAACGGGTCGAACAGCGGCCCCAGTGCTTTGATCGTAAATGGCCATCTGGTCATCAACGACCCTATTGATCCGAATATCGCTGCTCCGGGGGTTGGCTTGTATATTGCCCAATATACCAGCGTAACGGTTGGCAATGCCGGGTCCATCGCTATTTACAATGCGGTGGATGAAGGCATAAATGTAAAAGGCAGCATGGTCAATAACGGGGCCATTTCAATCATTAGCCCCAACCTTGCCGGGATAACCACATCCGGCGCGGTTTCCGGAAGCATTATCACCAATAATGGGACCCTTACTGTCTCGGGAGGCACAATCGGAATAAACCTTGGGTCCGTGTTTATGTATAACTATGGAACGGTTACCCTTTCGGGCGCTTCCGGTAAAATACTGGCTGGAGACGGGGAATTCTATAACTATGGAACGCTCGGCGGAAACGGCACGGTAGAATCGGATATGGATTTCAAGCCTCAGCCCGGTTCCATCATTTCCCCCGGCGCTTCCATCGGCACCCTGACTTTTGAGAACGGCCTGAACCTGTCCGGCGTGACGCTTTTCATCGAGATCAATGCTTCCAATTCTTACGACCGGATTATTGTACAGGGGCCGGCAGCGCTTAATGGGGGGAACTTAAGCTTTGGCGGAACCTACAGCCCTCTGAGTGGCCAGGATTATTTGGTAGTCCATTCGACCACCAACCAAATATCCGGTAAATTTAGCTCCCCCACCGAATCCGAACCGGTTACGCTGAATAGCGCTACTTTTAATATTTCCTATACCGGAAACATGGCGGCTGATGCTGATATTCTGGTGACCAACAGCTCCGTCCTGCCCGTCGAACTCACCTACTTCACCGCCCGCCCTGCCGGCAAAGCCGTACAGCTTTCCTGGGGCACTGCCACTGAAACCAACAACGACTATTTCTCTGTCGAGCATTCCGCCGATGGCCGTCATTTCACGGAGATCGGCAGGCTTTCCGGCTTCGGGACTTCCCAGGAAAAGCACGAGTATGCTTTCGTGGACCCCACACCTGATAAAGGCCTGAACTACTACCGCCTGGGCCAGTACGACTTTGACGGAGCCTATGAGTACAGCCAGATACAAACCGTCGTTTTCAAAGGCGGCGATTCCTGGACGATCCGCCCTACTCTGGCCAGTGAGGTTGTTCTCATCGAATGGCCGGAAGGGCCGGCAGGCAACAACGCTGCCGTTGAAGTTTTCAACCTGTCCGGCCAAAAGGTGTTCGGCCAGGAGGCACCCGCCCAGCCGGCGGCATTGCCGATCCCGGTGGCCGATTGGGCGCCGGGAATGTATTGGGTGGCCGTCCGTAGCCATGGGAAGGTGGAAACTCAGCGGTTTGTGAAGGAGTGA
- a CDS encoding T9SS type A sorting domain-containing protein, with translation MKALQTLPALSCLFLLTAALLAPFHSFPQACLNLQEKADIASTCSTISMTMEHDQQGQPFLYVANKEAGLRVYNISNIQSPALVKEIGTDMMEGLEAMNLSQSGNYLYLALGNFFAGDQSPGLAIIDVAEPANAGIKDVWVFPTPTQGAGIVEVEGDYAYLGAMGHGLVILDVSDKENIEFVASYTPDITFPGPNPDPAKYNARGIAVKDNFVYLCYDAGGIRIIDVSDKQQPVEIGRYSNPALNARPRAYNNALLHENLLYVTFDYCGLEILDVSNPENIAPISWWNPWNCQSNPLNWFSSPGHTNELALDEGCGLLFLSSGKSDLHILDVSNPGQPDSCGHFGGIDNGIGTWGVARYDDKVFFSYICSIIPFASTSTGIKILSYDAPCVSDLPEAKSTRFSIFPNPATSTLTVHWQQGAFKAGKLDLQVFSLPGQLIARRQLRNSDQNYQLDVKAFPTGIYWLTLSDGQAFSIQKAMVD, from the coding sequence ATGAAAGCATTGCAGACCCTCCCAGCTTTATCATGCCTATTCCTGCTTACTGCGGCCCTTTTGGCCCCGTTTCACTCCTTTCCCCAGGCCTGTCTCAACCTTCAGGAAAAGGCGGACATCGCCTCCACCTGCTCAACTATTTCGATGACCATGGAGCACGATCAGCAGGGACAGCCCTTTCTTTATGTAGCCAACAAGGAAGCCGGGCTTAGGGTATATAACATCTCAAATATCCAATCTCCGGCATTGGTGAAGGAAATAGGAACGGATATGATGGAAGGGTTAGAAGCGATGAACCTCTCCCAGTCCGGAAACTATCTATATCTGGCGCTGGGGAATTTCTTTGCAGGCGATCAGAGCCCTGGTTTGGCCATCATCGATGTGGCAGAGCCGGCCAATGCCGGGATTAAAGATGTTTGGGTGTTTCCAACGCCAACTCAGGGCGCCGGCATAGTGGAGGTAGAAGGCGACTACGCCTACCTTGGAGCAATGGGGCATGGACTGGTTATCCTGGATGTCTCCGATAAAGAGAATATTGAATTTGTGGCGTCATACACACCGGACATTACCTTCCCCGGCCCCAACCCGGACCCGGCCAAGTACAACGCCCGGGGCATAGCGGTAAAAGACAATTTTGTATACCTCTGTTACGACGCCGGCGGCATCCGCATCATCGATGTATCGGACAAACAGCAGCCTGTGGAGATCGGCCGTTATTCCAACCCTGCGCTGAACGCCCGCCCGCGGGCATACAACAATGCCCTCCTTCACGAAAACCTGCTCTACGTTACCTTCGACTATTGCGGCCTGGAAATCCTCGATGTCTCCAATCCCGAAAACATCGCACCCATTAGCTGGTGGAATCCCTGGAACTGCCAGTCTAACCCCCTGAACTGGTTTTCCAGCCCGGGCCATACCAATGAGTTGGCCCTGGATGAAGGCTGCGGCCTGCTTTTCCTATCCAGCGGCAAAAGCGACCTGCATATCCTCGACGTCTCCAACCCGGGCCAGCCGGATTCCTGCGGGCATTTCGGTGGAATAGATAACGGAATCGGCACCTGGGGTGTGGCACGCTATGACGATAAAGTATTCTTTTCCTATATCTGCTCTATCATCCCTTTTGCCTCCACTTCTACTGGAATAAAGATATTGAGTTATGATGCGCCCTGCGTTTCGGATCTCCCGGAAGCAAAAAGCACCAGATTCAGTATATTTCCCAATCCGGCAACTTCCACTCTAACTGTCCACTGGCAACAGGGAGCCTTTAAGGCCGGAAAGCTGGACTTGCAGGTGTTCAGCCTGCCCGGACAGCTTATCGCTCGCCGCCAGCTCCGGAATTCCGACCAAAATTACCAACTCGATGTTAAAGCTTTCCCCACAGGTATTTATTGGCTCACGTTGAGCGACGGGCAGGCTTTTTCCATTCAGAAAGCAATGGTGGATTGA
- a CDS encoding T9SS type A sorting domain-containing protein, translating to MKSKLTLAALLALFLAATLLLRQQKEKPAQADKISGAYEALNFLSMQRLYPYGRLPERAHYAAWERMQQSVAGRSAPTARPWESMGPHNIGGRTLAIAFNPQNPNTMYLGSASGGLWRSYTAGAGTLAWERVEAGFPVLAVSSIAFAPGDSSVMYIGTGEVYNFNYAGTGAAYRSTRGSYGIGILKSTDGGRSWEKSLDWSYEQQHGVWAVKVAPSDPNIVYAATTQGVFKSMDAGAGWSQVHNVVMATDLLIHPDDPDLVVAGCGNFSSSGFGLYRTTDGGETWAKITTGVPSQFNGKIQLGMAPGSPNVIYASFGNGFSQADGASWLCRSSNFGSSWSIRSNIDYSQHQGWFSHDVAVSPVNSNELAVVGINVWKSTNGGTSLSITAGGTEVHADCHDVAYHPTDPNVVFVATDGGLYRSDDGGNQYFPVNGGYQTVQFYNGFSNSAQDSTVAFGGLQDNGSIRWDGAGSLSWTQVFGGDGGWSAVDQNNNSRVFVSWQGLNIQRSINGGDSFQSIPPPGNEFTAFIAPYVIAEDNAGIIYAGRVNVYKSEDAGDSWAVTGDGNGLDGNPILSMAISPQNSDVVYAATAPIPGTSTHGVFVTTDGGANWNNITTPNLPDRFPMDMTVDPTNEAVAYIAYSGFGSGHLYGTTDYGDSWEDLSEGLPDVPANAVVVDPVFPDFIYVGNDLGVFASTDGGQNWHLFQEGLPGATMAFDLVISPANRKLRVATHGNGAYQRELLDDPFPSGTEEATANALARSVRLFPNPMQEMASLRYELDKKGWVVVQLLDGAGRVVKELSNEVLPEGIHELAVTRPGLSAGIYYVRIQAGRSQATKKLVVR from the coding sequence ATGAAATCAAAGCTCACTCTTGCAGCCCTGCTCGCCCTTTTTTTGGCAGCTACCCTGCTTCTCCGGCAGCAGAAGGAGAAACCCGCCCAAGCCGATAAAATATCTGGCGCCTATGAGGCCCTCAATTTCCTGAGCATGCAGCGCCTCTACCCCTATGGCCGCCTGCCCGAACGCGCCCATTATGCCGCCTGGGAGCGGATGCAACAATCCGTTGCCGGGAGGAGCGCGCCGACGGCAAGGCCCTGGGAATCCATGGGGCCCCACAATATCGGCGGGCGAACCCTCGCCATTGCTTTCAACCCGCAGAACCCCAACACCATGTACCTGGGCTCGGCCAGCGGCGGCTTATGGCGTTCCTACACTGCCGGCGCCGGCACCCTGGCCTGGGAACGGGTAGAGGCCGGCTTCCCCGTCCTGGCGGTCAGCTCCATCGCCTTCGCGCCAGGCGACTCCAGCGTGATGTACATCGGCACGGGCGAAGTGTACAACTTCAACTATGCCGGCACCGGAGCGGCTTACCGCAGCACCCGGGGCAGCTATGGCATCGGCATCCTGAAATCGACGGACGGCGGCCGAAGCTGGGAAAAGAGCCTCGACTGGTCGTACGAACAGCAACACGGGGTATGGGCCGTCAAGGTGGCGCCCAGCGACCCCAATATCGTCTATGCCGCCACAACCCAGGGCGTTTTTAAAAGCATGGATGCCGGCGCCGGCTGGAGCCAGGTGCACAACGTAGTGATGGCTACCGACCTGCTCATCCACCCGGACGACCCGGATTTGGTGGTCGCCGGTTGCGGCAATTTCAGCTCTTCCGGTTTCGGGCTGTACCGAACTACCGACGGAGGGGAGACCTGGGCCAAGATCACTACTGGCGTCCCTTCGCAATTCAATGGTAAAATCCAGCTGGGCATGGCACCGGGCAGCCCCAACGTCATCTACGCCAGCTTTGGCAATGGCTTCTCTCAGGCTGACGGCGCCAGCTGGCTCTGCCGTTCTTCGAATTTCGGCTCAAGCTGGAGCATAAGATCCAATATCGACTATTCTCAGCACCAGGGCTGGTTTTCCCATGATGTTGCAGTAAGCCCTGTTAATTCCAATGAGTTGGCAGTGGTCGGCATCAATGTCTGGAAATCCACCAACGGCGGCACCAGCCTGAGCATCACCGCCGGCGGCACTGAGGTGCACGCCGACTGCCACGACGTGGCCTACCATCCTACCGACCCCAATGTCGTTTTCGTAGCTACCGACGGCGGCCTGTACCGGTCTGATGACGGCGGCAACCAGTATTTCCCCGTCAACGGCGGCTACCAAACCGTACAGTTCTACAATGGTTTTTCCAATTCTGCCCAGGACTCCACCGTTGCCTTCGGCGGCCTGCAGGACAATGGTTCCATCCGCTGGGATGGCGCCGGAAGCCTTTCCTGGACTCAGGTATTTGGTGGCGACGGCGGTTGGTCGGCTGTCGACCAGAACAACAACAGCCGGGTTTTCGTATCCTGGCAGGGGCTCAACATCCAGCGCTCCATCAATGGTGGCGATAGTTTCCAGAGTATCCCCCCTCCGGGGAATGAGTTTACGGCGTTTATCGCTCCCTACGTCATTGCCGAAGACAATGCCGGCATCATCTACGCCGGCAGAGTGAATGTTTACAAATCGGAAGATGCCGGCGACAGCTGGGCAGTTACCGGCGACGGCAACGGGCTGGACGGCAACCCCATACTCAGCATGGCTATTTCGCCTCAAAACTCCGATGTGGTGTACGCAGCTACCGCTCCTATTCCAGGTACTTCCACCCATGGCGTATTTGTAACCACCGACGGGGGAGCCAATTGGAACAACATCACCACCCCCAACCTGCCCGACCGGTTTCCCATGGATATGACAGTTGACCCCACCAACGAGGCCGTTGCCTACATCGCTTATTCGGGTTTTGGTTCCGGCCATTTGTATGGCACTACCGACTACGGCGATAGCTGGGAAGACCTGTCCGAAGGCCTGCCCGACGTACCCGCCAACGCCGTGGTGGTTGACCCGGTATTCCCCGATTTCATATATGTCGGCAATGATCTCGGCGTCTTTGCCTCCACCGACGGCGGCCAGAACTGGCATCTTTTCCAGGAAGGCCTGCCGGGCGCTACTATGGCCTTCGACCTGGTTATTTCTCCCGCCAACCGGAAATTGAGGGTAGCGACTCACGGCAATGGGGCCTACCAGCGCGAACTGCTGGACGATCCTTTTCCCAGCGGTACGGAGGAAGCAACAGCCAATGCCCTGGCCCGAAGCGTACGCCTATTTCCCAACCCAATGCAGGAAATGGCTTCTCTTCGGTACGAATTAGACAAAAAAGGATGGGTAGTTGTACAATTGCTGGATGGCGCCGGGCGAGTGGTGAAGGAGCTGTCCAATGAAGTTCTGCCTGAAGGCATCCATGAACTGGCTGTTACCCGGCCGGGGCTCAGTGCCGGCATTTACTACGTACGCATCCAGGCAGGAAGGAGCCAGGCCACGAAGAAGTTGGTGGTGCGGTGA